A region from the Gammaproteobacteria bacterium genome encodes:
- the dapB gene encoding 4-hydroxy-tetrahydrodipicolinate reductase: protein MAKPIKVGVIGPSGRMGKAVCGLLLDGAHAGERAGLELVAAWSRSGQSAELPPKVTVTDDLEAFIQAVDIAIDFSRPETLLDIAKACVAAGKPLVSGTTGCSDEQLGALAGYAREVPVFHAANMSVGIALLRHALAEVASRLGEGVDVEIVESHHRHKVDAPSGTALALGEVVATARGQQLDEVIATGGTGSRDDSSKDRIAIHSIRAGEIVGEHDVRLVSAAEEIRLGHGARDRGAFAGGALRAARWLVEQPAGLYGLDDLLQLKE from the coding sequence GTGGCAAAACCCATCAAAGTCGGCGTGATCGGGCCGTCGGGCCGCATGGGCAAGGCCGTATGCGGTTTGTTGCTTGACGGCGCCCATGCTGGCGAGCGGGCCGGGCTCGAGCTCGTGGCGGCCTGGTCGCGGTCCGGGCAGTCCGCGGAATTGCCGCCCAAGGTGACAGTCACCGATGATCTCGAGGCCTTCATCCAGGCTGTCGACATCGCCATCGACTTTTCCCGTCCCGAAACCCTGCTGGATATCGCCAAGGCCTGCGTGGCTGCCGGCAAGCCGCTGGTTTCCGGTACCACCGGTTGCAGCGACGAGCAGCTGGGCGCCCTGGCCGGGTATGCAAGAGAGGTCCCCGTCTTCCATGCCGCCAACATGAGTGTCGGCATTGCCTTGTTGCGCCACGCGCTGGCCGAGGTCGCGTCGCGACTGGGCGAGGGCGTGGACGTGGAGATCGTCGAATCGCACCATCGCCACAAGGTCGATGCCCCCTCAGGTACCGCGCTCGCGCTGGGCGAGGTCGTTGCCACCGCCCGCGGCCAGCAATTGGACGAGGTCATTGCCACCGGCGGCACCGGCTCGCGGGACGACAGCAGCAAGGATCGCATCGCCATTCACAGCATTCGCGCCGGCGAGATCGTCGGCGAGCACGATGTGCGACTGGTCAGCGCTGCTGAGGAAATTCGCCTGGGGCACGGTGCCCGGGACCGAGGTGCCTTTGCCGGCGGTGCGCTGCGCGCTGCTCGCTGGCTGGTGGAGCAGCCGGCCGGCCTGTATGGCCTGGACGACCTGCTGCAGCTGAAAGAATAA